From the Gallaecimonas mangrovi genome, one window contains:
- a CDS encoding LysE family translocator, with product MIDVLSLVYIGFAFFIVAVSPGPANISNATIAMSKGRKVSLVYGAGLSMGLLLWGIVAASGLGVILQGSVYLLMFLKLAGGIYLLWLAYLSFKSSFKSTSAKSKNDCKAIGYSKWFLRGFVLNSSNPKTVIAWMAALSVGTGASSDAISLVAAVLTCMLVGFFVNVMYSLLFSINGVMNGYQKIAHWVDRFASGLFTVAGLGLIRSAFNRNPMQN from the coding sequence ATGATTGATGTCCTATCGTTGGTTTACATAGGGTTTGCATTTTTTATCGTGGCAGTTTCACCGGGGCCCGCAAACATATCCAACGCCACAATAGCAATGAGCAAAGGCAGAAAAGTAAGCCTTGTTTATGGTGCGGGCCTTTCGATGGGGCTTTTATTATGGGGTATCGTCGCAGCGAGTGGGTTGGGAGTCATTTTACAAGGCTCGGTCTATCTACTTATGTTCCTCAAATTAGCCGGAGGAATATATCTTTTATGGTTGGCTTATCTTTCGTTTAAGTCGTCTTTTAAATCAACGTCGGCAAAATCTAAAAATGATTGTAAAGCGATTGGGTATTCCAAGTGGTTTCTTCGAGGCTTTGTTCTGAATTCATCCAATCCTAAGACTGTGATTGCATGGATGGCTGCGTTGTCTGTTGGCACTGGTGCTAGTAGTGACGCGATTTCACTAGTTGCTGCGGTGCTTACATGCATGTTGGTGGGTTTTTTCGTTAATGTAATGTATTCATTATTGTTTTCAATTAATGGCGTCATGAATGGTTATCAAAAAATCGCTCATTGGGTGGATCGGTTTGCATCTGGTCTGTTCACAGTAGCTGGATTAGGGCTAATTCGGTCAGCATTTAATAGAAATCCAATGCAAAACTAA
- a CDS encoding phosphotransferase family protein: protein MKVFLASGLNKPHQTRSGHRGLHWTAKTLLFFIGLCAERYNAGKHMEKQDLSKMGAAHVSIEEFEGEPCIYKGEASDVELNFYQFAAEALDGVNTPKLLNISGNNLVIEYIPHSITLDGLHANKSTFEQLAFIHNSEFQPQFPVKNHAWDSRSTELALSRLNLPEVTQDSIRTIQHLSFELFDFKGLISGDSNEGNWGTRDNGELVLFDWERFGFGSPAIDLAPLVRGLGTSRDYESIVEKYVQYSSKLSQEKLQRHLILAIVWLVVEVTNILTRRGKSSASMYFNWFRENVPSWLISVEKTL from the coding sequence ATGAAAGTCTTTTTAGCCAGCGGCCTTAACAAGCCGCACCAAACTCGTTCCGGCCATAGGGGCCTCCACTGGACCGCTAAAACGCTGCTCTTTTTTATCGGCCTTTGTGCGGAGCGTTATAACGCAGGGAAGCATATGGAAAAACAAGACTTATCCAAAATGGGGGCGGCTCATGTTTCAATTGAGGAATTTGAGGGCGAGCCTTGTATTTATAAAGGAGAGGCATCTGATGTTGAACTTAATTTTTATCAGTTTGCAGCAGAGGCATTAGATGGTGTAAATACTCCCAAACTACTTAATATTAGTGGCAATAACTTAGTTATTGAGTACATTCCCCATAGTATTACGCTCGATGGTCTACACGCTAATAAAAGTACTTTTGAGCAATTAGCGTTCATTCATAATTCGGAGTTCCAGCCACAGTTTCCAGTAAAGAACCACGCTTGGGATTCACGCTCTACTGAACTTGCATTGAGTAGATTAAACTTGCCTGAGGTAACCCAAGATTCTATAAGAACTATTCAGCATTTATCATTCGAATTATTCGACTTTAAAGGACTAATATCGGGCGATAGCAATGAGGGGAACTGGGGGACTAGAGATAATGGCGAACTTGTTTTGTTTGACTGGGAGCGGTTTGGTTTTGGTAGTCCTGCAATTGATTTGGCTCCTTTGGTTAGAGGTTTAGGAACAAGCCGTGATTATGAGTCAATAGTAGAAAAATACGTCCAATACTCTTCCAAGTTGTCCCAAGAAAAACTGCAAAGACATTTGATTCTTGCGATAGTTTGGCTAGTTGTCGAAGTCACTAATATCTTGACGCGTCGAGGTAAATCATCAGCCTCTATGTACTTCAATTGGTTTAGAGAAAATGTTCCTAGTTGGCTGATTTCGGTGGAAAAAACGTTATAA
- a CDS encoding KAP family P-loop NTPase fold protein: MRLTVPELEIDESEGFSPEKDLFHRKEFGNRLYNLINNSNENLVLALDAQWGEGKSTFIKMWSSENYYHREVPLETIYFDAFENDYQKEPFLALASEIYELLEDREENKKQEFKEKAAQVFKTFSRGLIKTGIRVGTAGIIDGTALDLVEKDLSTLVSEQVDSVISSKFDSSKADKLALKNFKSFLSDIALNHTEGKRIVFVIDELDRCRPDFALELIENIKHLFSVPGITFLLVMNRKQLEESVKCRYGNGIDSVTYLQKFINVWLSLPRSSGKFQQDDGVEYLKNSFKLMMDGRAISNDTAANMLKLLVKHIKPSFRDIERILTYFAIMENSRNEAMSDFYQDIMALVCLMKVLNPRLLDAIVAKRANSQELLDFLTLSDGSDYSEESGLEYLATEIEYDLATDERRKEMQGDKLIDIRFRAPCDVIRTFYQELNNIQPVR, translated from the coding sequence ATGAGATTAACAGTACCAGAATTAGAAATTGATGAAAGCGAAGGGTTTTCTCCAGAAAAGGATTTATTCCATCGAAAAGAATTTGGTAATCGATTATACAATTTGATAAATAATTCTAATGAGAACCTAGTTTTAGCGTTAGATGCACAATGGGGCGAAGGTAAAAGTACATTTATAAAAATGTGGTCTAGCGAAAATTATTATCATCGAGAAGTACCACTAGAAACAATTTACTTTGATGCATTTGAAAATGATTATCAAAAAGAGCCTTTTTTGGCATTAGCATCAGAAATATATGAATTATTGGAAGATAGGGAAGAAAATAAAAAACAGGAATTCAAAGAAAAAGCAGCACAGGTTTTTAAAACTTTCAGTAGGGGATTAATTAAAACAGGTATTCGTGTTGGTACAGCTGGCATTATTGATGGTACGGCTCTTGATTTAGTTGAAAAAGATTTATCAACATTGGTATCTGAGCAAGTAGATTCTGTTATCTCATCCAAGTTTGATAGTTCTAAAGCAGATAAATTGGCTTTAAAAAATTTTAAATCCTTTTTGTCTGATATCGCATTAAATCATACTGAAGGAAAACGGATCGTATTTGTTATAGATGAACTAGATCGTTGTAGACCTGATTTTGCATTAGAGCTTATAGAAAATATAAAACATTTGTTCTCTGTTCCCGGAATCACTTTTTTACTCGTAATGAATAGAAAGCAACTTGAAGAATCAGTTAAGTGTCGCTACGGGAACGGAATTGATTCAGTTACTTATTTACAAAAATTTATCAATGTTTGGTTATCTTTGCCTCGATCTTCAGGAAAATTTCAGCAAGACGATGGAGTTGAATACCTGAAAAACTCGTTTAAATTGATGATGGATGGGCGAGCAATCAGTAATGACACCGCTGCAAATATGCTTAAATTACTTGTAAAGCATATTAAGCCTTCTTTTAGAGATATTGAAAGAATTTTAACTTATTTTGCAATCATGGAAAATTCGAGAAATGAAGCCATGAGTGATTTTTATCAGGATATTATGGCACTGGTTTGTTTGATGAAAGTTCTTAACCCTAGACTGCTTGATGCTATTGTTGCAAAACGAGCTAATAGTCAAGAATTGCTTGATTTTCTGACACTTTCAGACGGATCTGACTACTCGGAAGAGTCTGGTCTTGAATATTTAGCTACTGAAATTGAATATGATTTAGCAACCGATGAGCGAAGAAAAGAAATGCAGGGTGATAAATTGATTGATATAAGATTTCGAGCGCCATGTGATGTCATCAGAACTTTTTATCAAGAACTCAATAATATTCAGCCAGTACGATAA
- a CDS encoding methyl-accepting chemotaxis protein: MTLKKKLLAFVSLVVLIVTVTLTTSTYLRLHANIQKESQSRVVFINDQAALRIETWLKNKRNTIASLAKASPSATQLHKELGLAADAGGFAVTYAGYSDGQMNYSDDQQSPPGYDPRKRPWYQLAEQNGATSVTEPYIDASTGNLVITVATPGQDATGRKGVYGGDVFITDIVKTVLDMNLGKDGAAMLVNGKGQVIAYRDGNSILKSFNNLVSGINASSLGTLAADKKLTDVSLAGEPKQAKVTKVDGSDWYLISLVDPAEIYASLDNLLVHSLVAGISVLVVFVLLSVIGVTRLLKPLSDVSDALYDIAKGEGDLTRRLAVKSNDEMGLIARNFNTFIEHIGPIMQRVADAAKRLGQESAKSRGHVETVNEEIARQQSELTAVVSAMHELAASAVDVARHADEVAEMANGSNSDCKEGMQLVVRNRNSILSLAKEIESSTGVINELSANAEQISGILTTIQGVAEQTNLLALNAAIEAARAGDQGRGFAVVADEVRVLSQRTHNATEEIQKMIEQLQSSTQKAVVGMDKSQELASSSVIDAESVSHSLEGITASIARISDKAVQIASAAEQQKQVSEEITRNTDQVKHSADTLSDMAAASRKGAGHIAKVAEELDGEMAQFRF; the protein is encoded by the coding sequence ATGACACTGAAGAAAAAACTGTTAGCTTTTGTCAGCCTTGTGGTGCTGATTGTGACCGTGACCCTCACCACTTCTACCTATCTGCGGCTGCACGCCAATATTCAAAAAGAAAGCCAAAGCCGGGTGGTTTTTATTAACGACCAAGCGGCGCTCAGAATTGAGACCTGGCTGAAAAACAAGCGCAACACCATTGCCAGTTTGGCTAAAGCCAGCCCATCGGCCACGCAGCTGCATAAAGAGTTAGGCCTCGCCGCTGACGCTGGCGGCTTTGCTGTTACCTACGCCGGCTACAGCGATGGCCAAATGAACTATAGCGACGACCAGCAATCGCCCCCCGGTTACGACCCGCGTAAACGCCCCTGGTATCAGCTTGCCGAGCAAAATGGCGCTACGTCGGTAACCGAACCCTACATTGATGCCAGCACCGGCAATTTGGTGATAACCGTTGCCACCCCAGGCCAAGACGCCACGGGCCGCAAAGGCGTTTATGGCGGTGATGTGTTTATTACCGATATCGTTAAAACGGTGCTGGACATGAACCTGGGTAAAGACGGCGCCGCCATGCTGGTTAACGGTAAAGGCCAGGTTATTGCCTATCGTGACGGCAATAGCATTCTTAAATCCTTCAACAATTTGGTTTCTGGCATTAATGCCAGCAGCTTGGGCACCCTGGCCGCAGACAAAAAACTGACCGACGTGAGCCTTGCTGGTGAGCCGAAACAGGCCAAGGTCACCAAGGTGGACGGCAGCGACTGGTATCTTATTTCCCTGGTTGACCCGGCCGAGATTTATGCCTCGTTAGACAATCTGTTGGTGCATTCGCTGGTAGCGGGCATTTCGGTGCTGGTGGTTTTTGTGTTGCTGTCGGTTATTGGTGTTACGCGGCTACTGAAACCCTTAAGCGATGTGTCAGATGCGCTTTACGATATCGCCAAAGGCGAGGGCGACCTTACCCGCCGCCTGGCGGTAAAAAGCAACGACGAAATGGGCCTTATCGCCCGTAACTTCAATACCTTTATTGAACATATCGGCCCCATCATGCAGCGTGTGGCCGATGCCGCCAAGCGCTTGGGGCAGGAATCGGCGAAAAGCCGTGGCCATGTTGAAACCGTTAACGAAGAAATTGCCCGTCAGCAAAGTGAACTCACGGCGGTGGTTAGCGCCATGCACGAACTGGCGGCTTCGGCGGTCGATGTTGCCCGCCACGCCGATGAAGTGGCTGAGATGGCCAATGGCTCCAATAGCGATTGTAAAGAAGGCATGCAGTTGGTGGTGCGTAACCGCAATTCCATTTTGTCGCTGGCCAAAGAAATTGAAAGCTCCACCGGGGTGATTAACGAACTGAGTGCCAATGCCGAGCAAATCAGTGGCATTTTAACCACCATTCAGGGGGTGGCCGAGCAAACCAATTTGCTGGCCCTTAATGCCGCCATTGAGGCGGCCAGGGCCGGTGACCAGGGCCGCGGCTTTGCGGTGGTGGCCGATGAGGTGCGGGTATTGTCGCAGCGCACCCACAATGCCACTGAAGAAATTCAAAAAATGATTGAGCAGCTGCAATCGAGTACCCAAAAAGCGGTGGTGGGTATGGATAAAAGCCAGGAACTGGCATCCAGCAGTGTTATCGATGCTGAATCGGTCAGCCACAGCTTGGAGGGCATTACCGCCTCCATTGCCCGTATCAGTGATAAGGCGGTGCAAATTGCCTCTGCGGCCGAGCAGCAAAAGCAGGTGTCGGAGGAAATTACCCGCAATACCGACCAGGTTAAGCATTCTGCCGATACCTTGTCAGATATGGCGGCGGCTTCCCGCAAAGGGGCCGGGCATATTGCCAAGGTGGCCGAGGAGCTGGATGGTGAAATGGCGCAGTTTCGTTTTTAA
- a CDS encoding PhnA domain-containing protein → MSLENTLNERSQGQCELCSSQNGLAPYLVPASSQDDADAHVLLCDKCLSEIEQPEDVNHWRCLNDSMWSQVPAVQVLAWRQLKRLSGEVWARDLLDMLYLDDATLKWAEAGISDDDNEPTLDSNGTALTEGDSVTLIKDLDVKGAGFTAKRGTLVKDIRLTNNPKHIEGKVNGVQIVLVAAFLKKA, encoded by the coding sequence ATGAGCCTGGAAAATACCCTTAACGAACGCAGCCAAGGCCAGTGCGAGCTGTGCAGCAGCCAAAACGGCCTTGCCCCTTATTTAGTGCCGGCGAGCAGCCAGGATGACGCCGACGCCCATGTGTTGCTGTGCGACAAATGTTTAAGTGAAATCGAGCAGCCAGAAGACGTTAACCATTGGCGCTGCCTGAACGACAGCATGTGGAGCCAAGTGCCCGCCGTGCAGGTGTTGGCCTGGCGTCAGTTAAAGCGCCTGAGCGGCGAAGTGTGGGCTCGGGATCTGCTGGATATGCTGTATCTGGACGACGCCACCTTAAAATGGGCCGAAGCCGGTATCAGCGATGACGACAACGAGCCAACCCTCGACAGCAACGGTACTGCCCTAACCGAAGGCGATTCGGTCACCCTGATTAAAGATTTGGACGTAAAAGGCGCCGGTTTCACCGCAAAACGCGGCACCTTGGTAAAAGACATTCGCTTGACCAATAACCCCAAGCATATCGAGGGGAAAGTGAATGGCGTGCAAATAGTGCTGGTGGCTGCCTTTCTGAAAAAGGCCTAA
- a CDS encoding sensor domain-containing protein produces the protein MPRSFTPRMTTHRCILGAIFIACLFVSLPSLAWLPGSMSAGEAIAVSPSPATTVADPANTPQDSRRQFSAFFVGIIILQAFIIAGLLTWRRHQQDKVHQAFLLGNVISAAEDFAIISVDTRARITLFSKGAEKMLGYKASEVKGKHPEYFHLASEVKARLAQFNEGRATPLTSVELFVESARLHGSETREWVYVHKDGHSFPVTIVVTPILDNQHRITGYLGIARDISHEKAAELALRKSKQQYRSVISAMSEGVVMQDKSGHYIATNQAAESILGLSDEQIKARSAFDDWQAIDEKGQPFPEHLHPTNQTLASGKPMHNVLMGMPQPDGQMRWLSINTEPVFEAGDKVPQAVVATFVDITERKAIDDKLRLSAQVFANSYEGIMITSAENRIIEVNPAFTRITGYSAEEVLGKKPSLLSSGRQDDDFYKNMWQDLHEQGVWHGEIWNRRKSGEIYAELLALSTIKDKQGQVINYIGVFSDINQLKAHERELDLIAHYDPLTGLPNRRLLNDLLDRQLAYTRRRQQGFAVVFIDLDGFKPVNDQFGHQAGDELLVSIAQRLKLALRDCDVVARLGGDEFVVLLSEINAISDITQSLSRIQSVINEPVAVASGNVVSVSASIGVTSYPEDGADPEILLRHADQAMYKAKQAGKNQYHLFDAERDRQVQGFQNWLSQLDSAINNGQLHLYYQPRVDLLTGKVEGCEALLRWQHPIEGLKVPGDFLPQLLNTELAIKLGNWVLRSALAQLAQWQAQGLALSLSVNISHNHLLRSDFAETLAATLAEYPEVAPSKLELEIVEATALPELERITTNLAQSRLLGVKTALDDFGTGYASLTYMRSLPLDSIKIDQSVVATMLEDPNNISVIENVIAMAKAFNRQVVAEGVETLQQTRALLQLGCSKVQGYNIAKPMPADALPAWLANWQSRPLSPPNVTAAAIELPLNAAAAAHRRWLEKCLQWLGSSHYNGAEKLPYCGLDKWLQSAGMARYGHLQAFADLAPQLASCHEALKQLQLIKHHSPGPVTAMESQPLQQAGERFLATLNRLHQQWDQESQAS, from the coding sequence GTGCCACGTTCATTTACCCCAAGGATGACCACGCATCGCTGTATCTTGGGGGCAATCTTTATCGCTTGCCTTTTCGTCAGCTTACCAAGCCTGGCTTGGCTGCCTGGCAGCATGTCGGCAGGCGAAGCCATTGCTGTATCGCCCTCCCCCGCCACCACGGTGGCCGACCCTGCTAATACCCCACAAGATAGCCGTCGCCAGTTCAGTGCCTTTTTTGTCGGCATTATTATTCTGCAAGCCTTTATTATTGCCGGTTTACTGACCTGGCGGCGCCACCAGCAAGACAAAGTGCACCAAGCCTTCTTGCTGGGTAACGTTATTAGCGCCGCCGAAGATTTTGCCATTATTAGCGTTGATACCCGCGCCCGAATAACCCTTTTTAGTAAAGGGGCCGAGAAAATGCTCGGCTACAAAGCCAGCGAAGTAAAAGGTAAACACCCGGAATACTTTCACCTGGCAAGTGAAGTAAAAGCGCGGTTAGCCCAATTTAATGAAGGGCGAGCAACGCCGCTTACCAGCGTTGAGCTGTTCGTGGAATCGGCGCGGCTGCATGGCAGTGAAACCCGCGAATGGGTGTACGTACACAAGGACGGCCATTCGTTCCCAGTTACCATTGTCGTAACCCCTATCCTGGACAATCAGCACCGCATTACCGGCTATTTGGGCATTGCCAGGGATATTTCCCACGAAAAGGCCGCCGAACTTGCCCTTCGTAAAAGTAAACAACAATACCGTTCGGTGATCAGCGCCATGAGCGAAGGCGTGGTTATGCAAGATAAAAGCGGCCATTACATTGCCACCAACCAAGCTGCCGAAAGCATTCTGGGCCTGAGCGACGAGCAAATAAAAGCTCGCTCGGCCTTTGATGACTGGCAAGCCATTGACGAAAAAGGCCAACCCTTTCCAGAGCACCTACATCCTACCAATCAAACCCTGGCCAGCGGTAAACCCATGCACAACGTGCTGATGGGCATGCCACAGCCAGACGGCCAGATGCGCTGGCTTTCCATTAATACCGAGCCGGTTTTTGAAGCTGGCGACAAGGTGCCACAAGCGGTGGTGGCCACCTTTGTCGATATTACCGAACGCAAAGCCATTGACGACAAACTGCGGCTGTCGGCCCAGGTATTTGCCAACAGTTATGAAGGCATCATGATCACCAGTGCCGAGAACCGCATTATTGAGGTCAACCCGGCCTTTACCCGCATTACTGGCTACAGCGCCGAGGAAGTGCTGGGTAAAAAGCCCAGCCTGTTGTCGTCAGGCCGCCAGGATGACGACTTTTACAAAAACATGTGGCAAGACCTGCATGAACAAGGTGTTTGGCACGGCGAAATTTGGAACCGGCGTAAATCGGGTGAGATTTATGCTGAGCTGCTGGCGTTATCAACCATTAAAGATAAACAGGGCCAGGTGATTAATTACATTGGGGTGTTCTCGGATATTAACCAGCTCAAGGCCCATGAGCGGGAACTCGACCTTATCGCCCATTACGACCCCTTGACGGGCCTGCCGAACCGGCGCTTATTAAACGACCTTCTCGACCGGCAACTGGCCTATACCCGCCGCCGCCAGCAAGGCTTTGCGGTGGTGTTTATTGATCTTGACGGTTTTAAACCGGTCAACGACCAGTTTGGCCACCAGGCCGGTGATGAATTGCTGGTCAGCATTGCCCAGCGCTTAAAGCTCGCCCTTCGCGATTGCGACGTGGTAGCACGCCTTGGCGGTGACGAATTTGTGGTATTACTCAGCGAAATAAACGCCATCAGTGATATCACCCAGTCCCTTAGCCGTATTCAAAGCGTGATTAACGAACCGGTGGCAGTAGCCAGCGGAAATGTGGTGTCGGTGTCGGCCAGTATCGGCGTGACCAGCTACCCGGAAGACGGCGCCGACCCTGAAATTTTGCTGCGCCACGCCGACCAGGCCATGTACAAGGCCAAGCAGGCCGGTAAAAACCAATACCACCTTTTTGATGCCGAGCGCGACCGCCAGGTGCAAGGTTTTCAAAACTGGCTAAGCCAGCTTGATAGCGCCATCAATAATGGCCAGCTGCATTTGTATTATCAGCCGCGGGTGGACTTACTGACCGGCAAGGTAGAAGGCTGCGAGGCATTGCTGCGTTGGCAGCACCCCATTGAAGGCTTAAAAGTACCGGGAGACTTTTTGCCGCAACTTCTTAATACCGAGTTGGCGATAAAACTGGGTAACTGGGTGCTGCGCTCTGCATTGGCGCAGCTGGCCCAGTGGCAGGCACAAGGGCTGGCCTTGAGCTTGTCGGTTAATATTAGCCACAACCACCTGTTAAGAAGCGATTTTGCTGAAACCTTAGCGGCTACTCTGGCCGAATACCCAGAGGTCGCCCCCAGTAAGTTAGAGCTAGAAATTGTCGAAGCGACAGCACTGCCCGAGCTGGAACGCATTACCACTAACCTGGCGCAAAGCCGCTTGTTAGGGGTGAAAACCGCCCTTGACGATTTTGGCACCGGCTATGCGTCGTTAACCTACATGCGCTCGCTGCCTCTAGACAGCATTAAAATCGACCAGAGCGTGGTGGCAACCATGCTTGAAGACCCTAACAACATCAGCGTGATTGAAAACGTCATTGCCATGGCCAAGGCCTTTAACCGCCAAGTGGTCGCCGAAGGGGTGGAAACTCTGCAACAAACCCGCGCGTTATTGCAGCTGGGCTGTAGCAAGGTGCAGGGCTATAACATTGCCAAACCCATGCCCGCCGATGCCCTGCCGGCCTGGCTGGCCAATTGGCAAAGCCGGCCACTGTCACCGCCAAACGTAACTGCCGCAGCAATAGAGCTGCCCCTTAATGCGGCGGCAGCTGCGCACCGCCGCTGGCTGGAAAAATGCCTGCAGTGGCTTGGCTCAAGCCACTATAACGGCGCCGAAAAGCTACCGTATTGTGGCTTAGACAAATGGCTGCAAAGCGCAGGCATGGCCCGCTACGGGCACCTGCAAGCCTTTGCCGACCTGGCGCCACAGCTGGCCAGTTGCCATGAAGCGCTAAAACAGCTGCAACTGATAAAACACCACAGCCCAGGCCCGGTAACAGCAATGGAAAGTCAGCCCTTGCAGCAGGCAGGCGAGCGCTTTTTAGCCACTCTAAACCGGCTACATCAGCAATGGGACCAAGAAAGCCAAGCCAGCTAA
- a CDS encoding LysR family transcriptional regulator codes for MQDPLNAMQIFMRVAESQSFTQAANDLALSKTHVSNRVAQLERWAGARLLQRTTRSVSLTLDGQQFYLRCQQMLDEVQELESLFKTSEAALTGKLRIDMPTGLAKNPVLPHLPAFLEAHPGLDVELSCTDRRVDMVSEGFDAVVRGGPVRDQGVIARHLLDIPQMNFASPAYIARFGKPETLEDLAKHQVVHYTQMLDNSQGEFEYQWQGERKTLPMASRVTVNSAEAYLQACLAGLGIIQRPRLAHHDLPESQQLIPILTDYVPPPMPLWLLYPHRRHLSKRLQVFSDWLSQLLSNAP; via the coding sequence ATGCAAGATCCCCTTAATGCCATGCAGATCTTTATGCGGGTTGCCGAATCCCAAAGCTTTACCCAAGCGGCCAATGACTTGGCGCTGTCGAAAACCCATGTCTCTAACCGGGTAGCGCAGTTAGAGCGGTGGGCGGGGGCGCGACTGTTGCAGCGCACCACCCGTAGCGTGTCGTTAACGCTGGACGGCCAGCAGTTTTACCTGCGTTGCCAACAGATGCTTGATGAAGTGCAGGAGCTGGAAAGTCTGTTTAAAACCAGTGAAGCGGCGCTGACCGGCAAGCTGCGCATTGATATGCCAACCGGCCTTGCCAAAAACCCGGTATTGCCGCATTTACCGGCTTTTTTAGAGGCCCACCCCGGCTTGGACGTGGAGCTGTCTTGTACCGATCGGCGGGTTGATATGGTGTCTGAAGGCTTTGATGCAGTGGTGCGCGGCGGGCCGGTACGTGACCAAGGGGTGATTGCCCGGCATCTGTTGGACATACCGCAAATGAATTTTGCCAGCCCCGCCTATATTGCCCGTTTTGGTAAGCCCGAAACCCTAGAGGATTTGGCCAAGCATCAAGTGGTGCATTACACGCAAATGCTCGATAACAGCCAGGGGGAGTTTGAATACCAGTGGCAAGGCGAACGTAAAACGCTGCCGATGGCGAGCCGGGTAACGGTGAACTCGGCTGAGGCCTACCTGCAAGCCTGCCTGGCCGGGCTTGGCATTATTCAGCGGCCGCGATTGGCCCACCACGATTTACCCGAAAGCCAGCAGTTAATTCCGATACTGACCGACTATGTGCCGCCGCCAATGCCGCTGTGGCTGCTTTATCCACACCGGCGGCATTTAAGTAAAAGATTGCAGGTCTTTAGTGACTGGCTAAGCCAGCTACTGAGCAACGCGCCCTAG
- a CDS encoding SDR family NAD(P)-dependent oxidoreductase, giving the protein MSSNPIVVITGGSRGLGRDTALTLAKRNVDVIFTYHSNEAAAKETLADIEGAGAKGAFLQLDTGNTSQFPAFITELKALLADKWQGQPLTYLVNNAGTSLHVPMMAGTESQFDEAMNVHVKGVYFLTQALVPMLCDGGAIVHISSGLTRVTIPESGIYAAMKGAVEVLSRYWAKELAERQIRVNTLAPGAIATDFSGGMVRDNETVHNMVKSVTALGRVGQATDIGKAVAMLLSDDSGWITGQRLEASGGLVL; this is encoded by the coding sequence ATGTCTAGTAACCCTATCGTTGTTATTACCGGTGGTAGCCGCGGCCTGGGCCGCGATACCGCCTTAACCCTGGCCAAACGCAATGTTGACGTTATTTTCACCTACCACAGTAACGAAGCGGCGGCCAAAGAGACCTTGGCTGACATCGAAGGCGCCGGTGCCAAAGGTGCCTTTTTGCAACTAGATACCGGCAATACCAGCCAATTTCCGGCCTTTATTACCGAGCTTAAAGCCCTACTGGCCGACAAATGGCAAGGGCAGCCACTGACCTATCTGGTCAATAACGCCGGTACCTCTTTGCATGTGCCGATGATGGCCGGCACCGAAAGCCAGTTTGATGAAGCGATGAACGTACACGTTAAGGGCGTTTATTTTCTCACCCAAGCCCTGGTGCCGATGCTGTGTGATGGCGGCGCCATCGTGCATATTTCTAGCGGCCTAACCCGGGTCACTATTCCTGAAAGTGGCATTTACGCCGCCATGAAAGGCGCCGTTGAAGTGCTTAGTCGCTACTGGGCCAAAGAACTGGCCGAGCGGCAAATTCGCGTTAACACCCTGGCTCCAGGCGCCATTGCTACCGACTTTTCCGGCGGTATGGTGCGGGATAACGAAACGGTGCATAACATGGTGAAAAGCGTGACGGCCCTTGGCCGTGTTGGCCAGGCAACCGACATTGGCAAAGCGGTGGCGATGTTGCTGTCTGACGACAGCGGCTGGATCACCGGCCAGCGGCTGGAAGCCTCAGGCGGCTTGGTATTGTAA
- a CDS encoding ABZJ_00895 family protein, with protein MTLTGFFVRFFMWLLLLAAITIGFCLVLKLNGHVLLVYAVQFVATLLAGSAFCRKEGRLFTKNERIKAVFGTVFITLLVQFPGSWMMIQSHGLAMAVVLSSLAVTMALSFVAATFATLALRIAHRNLGKSFPA; from the coding sequence ATGACCCTAACCGGTTTTTTTGTACGGTTTTTTATGTGGTTGTTGCTACTGGCAGCCATCACTATTGGCTTTTGCTTGGTGCTGAAACTCAATGGCCATGTATTGTTGGTTTACGCCGTGCAATTTGTGGCGACCTTACTGGCAGGCAGCGCTTTTTGCCGCAAAGAAGGGCGTTTGTTTACCAAGAACGAGCGGATTAAAGCGGTATTTGGCACGGTTTTTATTACCTTGCTGGTGCAGTTTCCCGGTTCCTGGATGATGATCCAAAGCCACGGTTTAGCCATGGCGGTAGTGCTGTCGAGCCTGGCCGTTACCATGGCACTGTCTTTTGTTGCTGCAACTTTTGCGACCTTGGCGCTGCGTATAGCGCACCGTAATTTAGGGAAGTCTTTCCCGGCCTAA